In Parasteatoda tepidariorum isolate YZ-2023 chromosome 2, CAS_Ptep_4.0, whole genome shotgun sequence, one DNA window encodes the following:
- the LOC107436306 gene encoding eukaryotic peptide chain release factor subunit 1 yields MSSTGYTVEESSADRNVEIWKIKKLIKSLEAARGNGTSMISLIIPPKDQISRVSKMLADEFGTASNIKSRVNRLSVLGAITSVQHRLKLYTKVPPNGLVIYCGTIVTEEGKEKKVNIDFEPFKPINTSLYLCDNKFHTEALSALLADDNKFGFIVMDGNGALFGTLQGNTREVLHKFTVDLPKKHGRGGQSALRFARLRMEKRHNYVRKVAEVATQLFITNDKPNIAGLILAGSADFKTELSQSDMFDPRLQVKVLKLVDVSYGGENGFNQAIELSAEVLSNVKFIQEKKLIGRYFDEISQDTGKYCFGVDDTLKALEMGSVEILIAWENLDIVRYVLKNHATDEEKVLHLTPEQEKDKTHFTDRDTGVELELVDSVPLLEWLANNYKSFGATLEIITDRSQEGSQFVKGFGGIGGILRYRVDFQSLEVTDGLDDFDLDDL; encoded by the exons ATGTCATCGACTGGATATACCGTAGAAGAATCTAGTGCTGATAGGAATGTtgaaatatggaaaattaagaaactaattaaaagtttagaagCAGCCAGAGG GAATGGAACAAGTATGATATCCCTTATAATTCCACCTAAAGATCAAATTTCTAGAGTGTCAAAAATGTTAGCTGATGAATTTGGTACAGCTTCTAATATAAAAAGTAGAGTAAATAGGTTATCTGTGTTGGGAGCTATCACATCTGTACAACATagattaaaattgtatacaaaag TACCTCCTAATGGGCTTGTTATTTATTGTGGAACAATTGTCACagaagaaggaaaagaaaagaaagttaataTAGATTTTGAACCATTTAAACCAATTAATACTTCTCTGTACCTATGTGACAACAAATTCCACACTGAG gCCTTGTCTGCATTGTTGGCTGATGATAATAAATTTGGGTTTATTGTCATGGACGGCAATGGAGCATTATTTGGCACCTTGCAAGGTAATACAAGAGAAGTACTCCACAAATTTACTGTAGACTTGCCAAAAAAGCACG GTCGTGGTGGTCAATCTGCATTACGTTTTGCTCGTCTTAGAATGGAAAAAAGACATAATTATGTTAGAAAGGTCGCTGAAGTAGCCACACAACTTTTCATTACAAATGATAAACCTAATATTGCAGGATTAATTTTAGCTGGTTCTGCAGATTTCAAAACTGAACTTAGTCAATCTGATATGTTTGATCCT cGATTGCaagttaaagtattaaaattggtTGATGTTTCCTATGGAGGAGAAAATGGTTTCAATCAAGCTATAGAATTATCTGCTGAAGTCCTTTCTAACGTTAAAttcattcaagaaaaaaagcttattg GAagatattttgatgaaatttcacAAGATACTGGAAAGTATTGTTTTGGTGTTGATGATACTTTGAAAGCTCTAGAGATGGGttcagttgaaattttaattgcgtGGGAAAACTTAGATATTGTACGCTATGTACTCAAAAATCATGCAACTGATG AAGAGAAAGTACTTCATCTTACTCCAGAACAAGAAAAGGACAAAACTCATTTCACAGACAGAGAT ACAGGTGTTGAATTAGAACTTGTGGATTCAGTGCCTCTTTTAGAATGGTTAgccaataattataaaagttttg gaGCAACACTTGAAATTATTACTGATAGATCTCAGGAAGGATCACAATTTGTGAAAGGATTTGGTGGAATTGGAG gTATTCTACGGTACAGAGTTGACTTCCAGAGTCTTGAGGTTACTGATGGATTAGATGATTTTGATCTagatgatttataa